The Chloroflexus aggregans DSM 9485 genome segment GTTTCGCCGTCGCCGTCGGTGTGGCTGTTGGTTCCATTGTCGCCGGCGGTTGGACCGGCGCCGTCGGCGTGACCATCGGCTGGATACTTGGCGTCACCAGCGGTTCAACCGGTGCCGAAGTTTCGATTGTGGCGAGTGTAACCGTCAATGGCAATTCCACACGTGGCGTTGCTGCCGGTTCGGAACGTGGCGTGGCCGTCGGTTCTACCGTCGCCGTCGGGGTCGCCGTCGGTTCTACCGTCGCCGTTGGTTGCGTGAGCGGCGTTACCGATGGTACTCTCGTCGTCGTTGGTTCAATGCCAGGCTTTTCCGGCGGCATTGGCGTCGGCACATTGATCGGCGCTGGAGTTGGCGCGAACGTTGGGAACGGTATGGGTGTAGCACGAGAAGTCGCTGTCGTCGGCGTCGGTGAAGCAGATGGTTCAATAGGAGAGGAGACTACCGTTGTCGTCGGTGATGGCTGTGGTACGGTTGGAGTGACAGTTGGCTGTGGTGGGATGACTACTATCAATACTGGTGTTGCGCGACTAACTTGATCAACGGTGAGTTTCTGTATGCGATTCGCAATCTCGGTTGCCGCCAAATTTGGAAAATCGGTAGCTATTTGGGCGAAACTGAGATTAGTTGGGAACGGTTGGTATGAAAAACGTGTTACGAATGTATCAGCATCGCCTGCGCGTTCAGCCCAAGCCAGTGTAAACGGCTTATCAACCGGCGTAAGGAGCCAAAAGATTGTTTGAATGACACATAACACCGGCAATAACGCTAATCCGATTGCCAGTCCTATCGTCTGGAATAAATAGGTACGTCTTTTTGAGATGTTGCCTAACAACTGCACAGCTTTATTCCTCAACACGACGTAAACAAATAGTAAAAGCGTTACCTTGGCCGGAAATACTCCTTACACTGATCGATCCACCTTGTAACTCGAGCAAGCGACGGGCAATGGGTAATCCCAACCATCCACCACGTTGAGACGAGTTATCATGTGTTCGCTGAAATTGGGTAAACAGCCGACCAACTATATCGGTTGGGATAGCGGGACCGGTATCACTTATCGAAAGCCAAATATCATTACCCTCTGCACCGGCACTGATCAGTATGCGCCCTTGGGTTACATAGCGCCGTGCATTATCCAACACCTGATAGAGCGCATGCTGTAACAATTCACGATCGGCCATCACCATCGGTAAATCAAGTGGCAGCGCCAGCGTTATTTGTACACCACGTTCGGTAAACACTGTGCGCAACGGGCTGATAGTTGTCTCTACGAGTTGCGCTAACTCCGTTGCTTGCAGATGCACTTTTACTTGACCGGCTTCAAGCTGAGCTAACAGCGCCATGTTGTTGACTAGATTAATTATGTCGAGCAAACGTTGTCGTACATTCCCCAACGCGCGACGCTGCTCGGTGTCAAACTGATGGCTTGTGCTCTGCAAGAGATCAAAGTAATCGCGCACGTCTGTCAACAAAAAACGCAACTCTTGCGCAACGGTAGCGATCACGTCGGTCTTAGCTCGATCAAGTTGAACCGCATTTGTACTGTCGTGAAGGACCATTACCTCACCGACGACGTCACCATTTGACTGTCGCATCGGTGTCTTTCTCACCGTCAGAAAACGTTTCCCCACTACAATTACACGATCGGCACGACCAAATAGTTCAGAATGAGAAACCCTGATCTCCGGCGGTAGATCGCGCAATAACAGCTCACCGTGTACCGGGACAATCGGTTGCAAGAGCCGTTCAGCGGCAGTATTCAGCAAGATAATCCGCCCATCTGCATCGCTTACGATCACCCCATCGTCTATCGCGGCAAGGATTGCCTGCTGCCGTTCAGACTCGTGCTGCGCCAATTCATACTCAATCGCGTTTACCAATGTTACCGCTGTCATATCGGCAATTGCCTGTATATGTGGCAGCACCGAAGCAGATACCCCCTGCTCTGTGTGCGCAAATATCAACATTCCGACCATTTGCCGATCACGACGCAGTGGTACGGTCGATAACCCAACAATACCATGCTCGGCGCAAACCGCCTCGATGGTAGCAGTTAACCGATCTTCTTGCGGTGGCAATGCCGTCCACCGGTAACGAGTCAGTGTCGCATAGGGCAACGGCGCAGCGGGTCGCAGCCGAAAACTCCAACCGGCCGGCCCTGGGAGCAACGCCATCGCTTCGATCCCAGGCACGAGATCGACAGCACTGGTGGTGGCAATCTGCAAGACCGCCTCAACCCGTCGTTCTTGGTTGAGCTGGCGACTCGTTTCGTACAAACGCAACAGAATAGCGGTTATCTGGTTAAACGCCAGCGCCAGTCGCCCCAGCTCATTTTCGTCACGCACACTGCTACGCTGGGCAAAATCTCCTGCACTCACCGCATCGGCTACGGCAACCAACTCGTCGATGGGATGGGTGATTCGACGTGCTACTCCATATCCAACCAACACCGACGTTACGACCAATACCACTGTGATCCCTACCACTACGTTCCGACTACCGGTCCATACACTGAGTAGCACGTCGCGTGATAAGCCAGCGGCAAAGTAACCGTACTGTGACCCCCGAATCAGGAACGGTGCATAAACAAGCTGATATTCTTGCTCATCCAACCTGACGGTGGTGAGGAGTGAACAGGATAACAACGTCATCGGTTGTACGGCTGTCGCGGTCTCGCCACTTAGCAGCCCGATGTCAAGGCAATTACCTTGCTCGTTCATCGCTACAAGTGTTTCTATCTGAGCCGGTTTCAGCCGTAACGCCGGTTGCGTATTCGTCGGAGTCGTTGTTACCAGTACAGCACCATCATTAGCGAGGATCGCGATGACATCTGCCTGACTCCGTGCTTGCAGGGTCATAAGTATATGATCGAGGCGCTGGGCAATGAAAACGCCGCCAAGTAACCGCGCAGTCTCACCTTCCCCAGCACGAGTGTAGACAGGGGCAACGGTAAAAAAATGCACGACATCACGACCGTCTGGTCGGCGGAAGGCGATCAACCCACTGTATGGCGCACCAAGCACATTATTTGCCCCGCTCGGTGTCTGCTCGGCGCGCAACACCTCTTCGATCGATAGCAAACCGGCTACATTTGTGCTGGCATACTGTACCGGTTCTCCACTAGTTGGCGACCGTTCCCAATCGAGTAACGTTGTGCCCGTCTCGTCGAAAATAATCAATCGATCAAGCGAGACATTTTCATTGATCTGCCCCAACATCCAGAGACCACGTACTGCGGCTGCCAGTCCCTCCGCATCGCACAGGGTCATCGCCTCGACAACGGACGGCGTACCGGTATCTGCGTTAGCAGCGGTGTACACAATCTGACCGAGGTAGGCAATACTACTAATTTCACGCAATGCCAGCTCCTCGGCAAGCCGACGTGCGACCTGACCGAGCTGATTGTTAAAACGTTCCTGCCAGCTACCCGCGACCAATGTAATGGCAATCCCCGAACCGACCAGTAAGACCAAAACGATCAGCGCCAGATAGGGCAGAATGATCGTGTATTGAATACGTGAACGGAGAATGTGAATAACGTGGCGCACAACGAACTCCCGACGTCAGTATCACGCACGAAGATACATAGCATAGAGACGTTCGCCACTTTGGTCAATCGCCATCACCGGCTACCGGCAAGGCAAAGGCAAACGTACTGCCGGCTCCTTCGCGGCTACGTAACCAGATGTGACCACGGTGTGCTTCAACCGCTAACTTGCAGAACGTCAGACCAAGGCCGGTGCCACGTCCCTTCTGCTGCTGCACCTGACCAAATTTCTCGAATATCCGTGCGTGGTATTGAGGAGGAATACCGGGACCTTGGTCGGCCACCCAGTATATCAGCCATCTCCCTGCCGGTAATGACGGTAACGGCATCGGCAGGTCTGGATGAGAACCACCGAGTGTATCGGTGTCCAACTCGATCTGACGGGCGCCGATCGTTATGATGCCATTTTCGGGCGAGAACTTAATAGCATTGTCGATCAGATTCTGCAAGACCCGAACGATCTTTTCGCGGTCAGCTTCGAATAGCGGCAATCCGACCGCAAGATCCTGCGCCAACTGCACTTTTCGTTGTTGGGCATAGACTTGCAAGCGTTCAATAGCTTCATCAACCACAGCATACGGCGAGAGTGGTTCAATGTTCAGGATCATTCGCCCCTGCTCCATCTTGCTGATGTCGAGCAGCGTGTTGATCATCTCGAGCATCGCCTGGCTTCCCTGATAGGCGATGTTCAACATCTCTTGTTGCTGTGGCGAAATCGGCCCGCCCAAACCACGCTGCACCATCATGATACCGTTCATAATTGCCGTTAGCGGGGCGCGCAGATCGTGAATGAGCATACCGGTGTAATCTTCGCGCAGCCGGGCGAGTTCGCGCTCCTTGTCAATGTTCTCGAACAGGGCAAGACGACCTATCTGCATACCGTGAGTATCGAGCACCGGCAAGATGGAATGGCGCAGGTAGCGGGCCGGTCCTTCAGTTAGTTCGATCTCGAACACTCGATGCGATTCCCCATCATTCAACCATGCCGGTTCTTCAACCACCTGGGCTCGCTCCATCAACTCGGCAATCAAGTCATCGAGCCGCAGCCCGATTAACGCTTCGCGGGAACGGTGAAAGAGCCGCGCCGCTACGACATTACTCGCTACCACCACACCACGCATATCGGCCATTAAGATACCATCATTGGTCGAATTCACAATGGCCTCAAAGCGATCGCGCACAGTACT includes the following:
- a CDS encoding ATP-binding protein, which encodes MRHVIHILRSRIQYTIILPYLALIVLVLLVGSGIAITLVAGSWQERFNNQLGQVARRLAEELALREISSIAYLGQIVYTAANADTGTPSVVEAMTLCDAEGLAAAVRGLWMLGQINENVSLDRLIIFDETGTTLLDWERSPTSGEPVQYASTNVAGLLSIEEVLRAEQTPSGANNVLGAPYSGLIAFRRPDGRDVVHFFTVAPVYTRAGEGETARLLGGVFIAQRLDHILMTLQARSQADVIAILANDGAVLVTTTPTNTQPALRLKPAQIETLVAMNEQGNCLDIGLLSGETATAVQPMTLLSCSLLTTVRLDEQEYQLVYAPFLIRGSQYGYFAAGLSRDVLLSVWTGSRNVVVGITVVLVVTSVLVGYGVARRITHPIDELVAVADAVSAGDFAQRSSVRDENELGRLALAFNQITAILLRLYETSRQLNQERRVEAVLQIATTSAVDLVPGIEAMALLPGPAGWSFRLRPAAPLPYATLTRYRWTALPPQEDRLTATIEAVCAEHGIVGLSTVPLRRDRQMVGMLIFAHTEQGVSASVLPHIQAIADMTAVTLVNAIEYELAQHESERQQAILAAIDDGVIVSDADGRIILLNTAAERLLQPIVPVHGELLLRDLPPEIRVSHSELFGRADRVIVVGKRFLTVRKTPMRQSNGDVVGEVMVLHDSTNAVQLDRAKTDVIATVAQELRFLLTDVRDYFDLLQSTSHQFDTEQRRALGNVRQRLLDIINLVNNMALLAQLEAGQVKVHLQATELAQLVETTISPLRTVFTERGVQITLALPLDLPMVMADRELLQHALYQVLDNARRYVTQGRILISAGAEGNDIWLSISDTGPAIPTDIVGRLFTQFQRTHDNSSQRGGWLGLPIARRLLELQGGSISVRSISGQGNAFTICLRRVEE
- a CDS encoding GAF domain-containing protein; its protein translation is MSDPVSSSRQSEPNTQGLLRISTAIETAATLDELLLLALNEFVQGLGVALCGVLLLDAGGESISLVSTFPPRISFPPPIPMSDLPIMQRALQQRQAYQIHDITELPRERYRSPTSLQILTMLTEAQVRSLLIVPLVAQDRVIGALVVASIEQPRHFDDQEISNIRLMASQLAAAITAFRTIEEAEYRNAELMTLNDIAAAVNSMLDPRDIYHLVMEKINQFFRVEAGSLLMLDEETGDMVFVITLAGGQEKLIGQRVPPGVGIVGDVVRTQQYAIVHDPERDPRFYRNVSEGIGYNVHSILCVPIVVKGRTIGAIELLNKRTGRFTEEEALRLTRMAATIGIAIENAHLFQQVSTVRDRFEAIVNSTNDGILMADMRGVVVASNVVAARLFHRSREALIGLRLDDLIAELMERAQVVEEPAWLNDGESHRVFEIELTEGPARYLRHSILPVLDTHGMQIGRLALFENIDKERELARLREDYTGMLIHDLRAPLTAIMNGIMMVQRGLGGPISPQQQEMLNIAYQGSQAMLEMINTLLDISKMEQGRMILNIEPLSPYAVVDEAIERLQVYAQQRKVQLAQDLAVGLPLFEADREKIVRVLQNLIDNAIKFSPENGIITIGARQIELDTDTLGGSHPDLPMPLPSLPAGRWLIYWVADQGPGIPPQYHARIFEKFGQVQQQKGRGTGLGLTFCKLAVEAHRGHIWLRSREGAGSTFAFALPVAGDGD